One window of Hymenobacter sp. BRD128 genomic DNA carries:
- a CDS encoding tetratricopeptide repeat protein, producing MASTSSSSISTHQLLLLAGALALAGGLYALPKGIVKPKEGKAALNRDAARTANRDGGGIATNGAKTEASSGPRPAETGTVAGEASPTTASAPHTQATAAQRQELNTLLAQYRTAPAAGRRQVATTLAARYATVQRFDSAGYYLASLAATQPSEKAWQQAADAYFQAYSFAASAERKKMLGDRARELYDKVLAANPNNLDAKTNLGMAYMSSDNPVKGIGLLREVLEQDPKNEKVLYNLGILAIQSNQYDKAVERFSQLVQVNPKNVEGQFYLGVSLARTNRGPAARAAFQKAKSLSDDPALAASVDEELAKLRN from the coding sequence ATGGCTTCTACTTCCTCTTCCTCAATCAGTACGCATCAGCTGCTGCTGCTGGCCGGCGCCCTAGCACTGGCGGGCGGGCTCTACGCATTGCCCAAAGGCATCGTAAAGCCTAAGGAAGGCAAGGCTGCTCTCAACCGGGATGCGGCGCGCACGGCCAACCGCGACGGCGGCGGCATCGCCACCAACGGCGCCAAAACGGAAGCCTCGTCGGGTCCGCGCCCGGCCGAAACCGGTACTGTTGCTGGTGAGGCTAGCCCTACGACGGCCAGCGCCCCGCACACGCAAGCCACTGCTGCTCAGCGCCAAGAGCTGAATACGCTACTGGCGCAGTATCGCACGGCTCCGGCCGCTGGCCGCCGGCAGGTGGCTACTACCCTAGCGGCGCGCTACGCCACGGTGCAGCGCTTCGATAGCGCGGGCTATTACCTGGCTAGCCTGGCCGCCACGCAGCCCAGCGAGAAAGCCTGGCAACAAGCGGCCGATGCTTATTTCCAAGCGTATAGCTTCGCGGCTTCGGCTGAGCGCAAGAAAATGCTCGGTGATAGAGCACGGGAGCTGTACGACAAAGTATTGGCAGCTAATCCAAATAACCTGGACGCCAAAACCAACCTGGGCATGGCCTACATGAGCAGCGACAATCCCGTAAAGGGAATTGGCTTGTTGCGTGAGGTACTGGAGCAGGACCCTAAGAATGAGAAAGTTCTCTACAACTTAGGTATTCTGGCCATCCAAAGCAATCAGTACGATAAAGCGGTCGAACGCTTTTCGCAGCTGGTGCAGGTTAACCCTAAGAATGTGGAGGGCCAGTTTTACCTCGGCGTATCGCTGGCCCGCACCAATCGGGGGCCGGCAGCGCGGGCAGCCTTCCAAAAAGCCAAAAGCCTTAGCGACGACCCGGCCCTGGCCGCGTCGGTTGATGAGGAACTGGCCAAACTCCGAAACTAA
- a CDS encoding HU family DNA-binding protein → MTKAEVISEISQKTGIEKADVLTTVEAFFKVVKDSMTEGNNIYVRGFGSFVNKKRARKVARNISKNTSLIIDEHYIPSFKPSKTFVAKIKASKKITGEGSDKAPKAAKSTKKAKA, encoded by the coding sequence GTGACCAAAGCTGAGGTAATTTCCGAAATCTCGCAAAAAACCGGCATTGAGAAAGCCGATGTGCTGACGACCGTCGAAGCCTTCTTCAAAGTAGTGAAGGATTCGATGACCGAGGGCAACAACATTTACGTGCGCGGCTTCGGCTCGTTCGTAAACAAAAAGCGGGCGCGCAAAGTAGCCCGCAACATCTCGAAAAACACGTCGCTCATCATCGACGAACACTACATCCCGAGCTTCAAGCCGAGCAAGACTTTCGTGGCCAAAATCAAAGCCAGCAAGAAAATCACTGGCGAAGGCTCGGACAAAGCCCCCAAGGCTGCCAAGAGCACCAAGAAGGCTAAAGCTTAG